One part of the Sphingobium yanoikuyae genome encodes these proteins:
- a CDS encoding recombinase family protein: MLVGCGRVSSHSQSLDIQQEALTAAGCEKIFAEKMSGRSTTDRDQLALALDFVREGDTLVVTRLDRLARSVGDLHQIIEKLTAKGVAFRCLNQSGVDTDTSMGRLLIGVLSAVAAFEADIRHERQMEGVAKAKAAGKYKGRPPSIDPAKVKELKDAGMGAAAIARKMGIGRASVYRALAA; this comes from the coding sequence ATGCTGGTCGGATGCGGTAGAGTAAGCTCTCATAGTCAGTCGCTCGACATCCAGCAGGAGGCACTGACCGCCGCCGGGTGCGAGAAAATCTTCGCCGAAAAGATGTCCGGGCGCTCAACCACCGATCGTGATCAACTCGCCCTTGCCCTCGATTTTGTCCGCGAAGGCGATACCCTGGTCGTCACCCGCCTGGATCGTCTTGCCAGGAGCGTCGGTGATCTTCACCAGATCATCGAGAAGCTGACGGCGAAGGGGGTGGCATTCCGGTGCCTGAACCAGTCCGGCGTCGATACCGACACGAGCATGGGCCGTCTGCTCATCGGCGTATTGAGCGCGGTCGCGGCCTTCGAGGCTGACATCCGGCACGAGCGCCAGATGGAGGGTGTAGCGAAGGCTAAGGCAGCGGGGAAATACAAGGGGCGGCCGCCGTCCATCGACCCGGCCAAGGTCAAGGAACTCAAGGACGCCGGTATGGGCGCCGCCGCGATCGCCAGGAAGATGGGGATCGGCAGGGCCAGCGTCTATCGTGCTTTGGCCGCCTGA
- a CDS encoding excalibur calcium-binding domain-containing protein, which translates to MSFKKPFRAAPVRPGPHYQAKRKRRDDLATVKLLGGAVGFGLVAALALHALDRAESSSAETSPIDAPHLLASTGAGQLPQYDRGASAADLDAQQPSAGLAANRPARTTAPVQPSWSYPNCRAARAAGAAPLYAGEPGYGEHMDGDHDGIACEPYRGR; encoded by the coding sequence ATGTCGTTCAAGAAGCCCTTTCGCGCGGCGCCGGTCAGACCAGGCCCACACTATCAGGCAAAGCGGAAACGCCGGGATGACCTCGCGACCGTCAAGCTCCTGGGTGGCGCGGTCGGCTTCGGCCTGGTCGCCGCCTTGGCCTTGCATGCACTCGATCGGGCAGAAAGTTCATCCGCAGAAACCAGCCCGATCGACGCCCCTCATCTCCTCGCCTCGACTGGCGCAGGTCAGTTGCCCCAATATGATCGGGGGGCCAGTGCGGCCGATCTCGACGCACAACAACCATCCGCAGGTCTAGCAGCGAACCGACCTGCCCGGACCACTGCTCCCGTTCAACCTTCCTGGTCCTATCCGAACTGCCGAGCGGCACGCGCAGCGGGCGCCGCGCCGCTTTACGCTGGGGAGCCGGGTTATGGCGAGCACATGGACGGGGACCACGACGGCATCGCCTGCGAGCCATATCGCGGCCGATGA
- a CDS encoding excalibur calcium-binding domain-containing protein has translation MSAAELDAQQPADRGSTSRPQPQTVATSTNTSTWSYRNCREARAAGAAPLHRGQPGYGAHMDGDGDGIACEPYRGRY, from the coding sequence ATGTCGGCGGCAGAACTGGATGCCCAGCAGCCCGCCGATCGCGGTTCTACATCTCGCCCCCAACCCCAGACCGTCGCCACTTCAACGAACACCTCAACATGGTCGTATCGCAACTGTCGGGAAGCAAGGGCAGCAGGTGCTGCGCCGCTTCATCGGGGGCAGCCGGGCTACGGCGCGCATATGGATGGCGACGGCGACGGGATCGCGTGCGAGCCATATCGAGGGCGATATTGA
- a CDS encoding DUF6771 family protein: MERINAAQITDTLLRAPAWALIGLTMRDDQMREAAAAELAGLIVREIEPAVVVDRNQLILPMSL, encoded by the coding sequence ATGGAACGAATCAATGCTGCCCAGATCACGGATACCCTGCTCAGAGCGCCAGCGTGGGCGCTTATCGGGTTGACGATGCGTGATGACCAGATGCGCGAAGCTGCGGCCGCAGAACTTGCCGGGCTCATCGTTCGGGAGATCGAGCCAGCGGTGGTGGTGGATCGAAATCAACTGATCCTGCCGATGTCACTGTGA
- a CDS encoding LacI family DNA-binding transcriptional regulator, whose product MPSIHDVAALAKVSIKTVSRVVNKAPNVSDELRERVNAAIEQLGYRPNQSARRLAGGRSFMIAYLYSNPAPAYTGGIQSGAAARCRDLGYHLVVEPISDGGEERIEVLDRLVAALRPDGVFLVPPLSDDALLLDRLAEMNLPCARIAGTADASRGGINMPTPEHAAGRMVADHLASLGHKRIAVITPPPTHKAALQRVEGFREGMAAAGLPIDDSLFMQGSFDFASGIACAEALLQRDDRPTAIFATNDPMALGVLTLAHDLGLRVPEDLSVAGFDDTPASRTSWPPLTTVRQPLDHMGRAAIDALINGPGEPPRFTFSLVARGSTGAATP is encoded by the coding sequence ATGCCCAGCATCCATGACGTCGCCGCCCTTGCCAAAGTCTCGATCAAGACGGTGTCCCGCGTTGTCAACAAGGCGCCGAACGTCAGCGACGAACTGCGCGAGCGGGTGAACGCGGCGATCGAGCAACTGGGCTATCGCCCCAACCAGTCGGCGCGGCGGTTGGCCGGTGGCCGGTCCTTCATGATCGCCTATCTCTACAGCAACCCCGCCCCCGCCTATACCGGCGGCATCCAGTCGGGCGCAGCGGCGCGCTGCCGCGACCTTGGCTATCATCTGGTGGTGGAGCCGATTTCCGACGGCGGCGAGGAGCGGATCGAAGTGCTGGACCGGCTGGTCGCGGCGCTGCGCCCCGACGGCGTGTTCCTGGTGCCGCCGCTGTCCGACGATGCGCTGCTGCTCGACCGGCTGGCGGAAATGAACCTGCCCTGCGCACGGATCGCCGGCACGGCGGACGCATCCAGGGGCGGCATCAACATGCCGACGCCCGAACATGCCGCCGGGCGGATGGTGGCCGATCATCTGGCGTCATTGGGCCATAAGCGGATCGCGGTGATCACCCCGCCCCCGACCCACAAGGCGGCGCTGCAGCGTGTCGAAGGCTTTCGCGAGGGGATGGCGGCGGCCGGCCTGCCGATCGACGACAGCCTGTTCATGCAGGGCAGTTTCGATTTCGCGTCCGGCATTGCCTGCGCAGAGGCGCTGTTGCAGCGGGACGACCGGCCGACCGCGATCTTTGCGACCAACGACCCGATGGCGCTGGGCGTGCTGACGCTGGCGCATGATCTGGGCCTGCGCGTGCCCGAGGATCTGTCGGTGGCCGGGTTCGACGATACGCCCGCAAGCCGCACCAGTTGGCCGCCGCTGACCACCGTGCGCCAGCCGCTGGACCATATGGGCCGCGCCGCGATCGACGCGCTGATCAACGGTCCGGGCGAACCGCCGCGCTTCACCTTCTCGCTGGTCGCGCGCGGCAGCACCGGCGCGGCGACTCCGTAA
- a CDS encoding RNA polymerase sigma factor encodes MSEHPSEQALRAPRRLWTGWAGLLAQVERMTRRSDSEDLLHDAYVRMAARPERPDNEEAFLVRAAVNRARDSYRREKVRGPAGGEDALALLRDGAPLQDEALMAQARLRRVSEGIDRLPPRTREVFLLQRIDNLKYREIAERLDISQSAVEKHMARAMSFLGEWTKDW; translated from the coding sequence ATGAGCGAGCATCCTTCTGAACAGGCGCTGCGGGCGCCGCGGCGGCTATGGACCGGCTGGGCCGGGCTGCTGGCGCAGGTCGAGCGGATGACCCGGCGTTCCGACAGCGAGGATCTGTTGCACGATGCCTATGTCCGCATGGCGGCCCGGCCCGAACGGCCCGACAATGAGGAAGCCTTTCTGGTCCGCGCGGCGGTCAACCGGGCGCGGGACAGCTATCGGCGGGAAAAGGTGCGCGGGCCGGCAGGCGGCGAGGATGCGCTGGCGCTGCTGCGCGACGGCGCGCCGTTGCAGGACGAGGCGCTGATGGCGCAGGCGCGGCTGCGGCGCGTGTCGGAAGGGATCGACAGGCTGCCGCCACGCACCCGCGAGGTGTTCCTGCTGCAGCGGATCGACAATCTCAAATATCGCGAGATTGCCGAACGGCTGGACATCAGCCAGAGCGCGGTCGAGAAGCATATGGCCAGGGCGATGAGTTTCCTTGGCGAATGGACGAAGGATTGGTGA
- a CDS encoding DUF4169 family protein, whose protein sequence is MSNVINFRLARKARDRADKAQAADSNRAKFGRTKAQKLADQQEERRKSALLDGVRLERKEESGDDV, encoded by the coding sequence ATGAGCAACGTCATTAATTTTCGTCTGGCGCGCAAGGCCAGGGATCGGGCCGACAAGGCGCAGGCGGCAGACAGCAATCGCGCCAAGTTCGGCCGGACCAAGGCGCAGAAACTTGCCGATCAGCAAGAAGAACGTCGAAAGTCGGCTCTGCTGGATGGTGTGCGTCTTGAGCGCAAGGAAGAGTCCGGCGACGATGTCTGA
- a CDS encoding TonB-dependent receptor: protein MIVTVSSSRTLRRSLVLGAALAAFCAVPAQAQPRQATVQIAAQSLGTALEALARQTGTDILFAPQLVAGMSGPSLSGRMDAMAAVERLIQGKPLAVRRQGNGALLVVAAPAAPQETVASGGVEVAPDIIVTGYAASLSGALAEKRKATNVVDVVKAEDIGKFPAQNIAEALQRVPGVSIVRDRGEGVFVRIRGLGANFQVVTLNGRSAAVNENVRDSGQSGRQFRFDTLPSELMSAVEVIKSPRADLAEGGIGGIVNLQTFRPIDLKKPVLALSATASSPRLADTVDPRLSGMASWVNEEGTFGALIAAVYDERTTRQDRVTGVGWADGRIDTDGDGTLDSDTILVPTSTRPTLERENRDRIGLNGAIQWKPDDRFELNVDGLWSRLNIDYDELTYSTDFSATTPGAIVPGTAVIENGVLTAATVNTSTQIGRETSRLEYENWLIGANAKWSANGWTLAADASLGRAYSNTPTPIYRTRLLGSVGQVAFDYGKVGERLPNLEFLTADLTESTTLPGRRIEYRVNDSLDRQRAATFDVTRELSGVVHALRFGAKYEKRDRTYNRRDINFTSGIAGQRFDDSYFEAFPVDDFLNGVGGNLPTNWVMPDPDRFWDAATGKEALLDAPLTRGDRRNSYAIDERIIGGYGMAEFSLPLGGVTIRGDAGLRYAYTRQTSSGYADNGSAALPVSYERNYGNFLPSLNLVAEFTSNLQMHLAASKVITRPSLADLAPRLTINSNPTVLTAVGGNPELRPFEAWQYDGTVEWYFAPGSALIGGAFYKDITTFVFQQTRNFDLDGQIYRLTAPQNGGNAYVAGIEIAYQQLFKMLPAPFDGLGFQANYTHTKSKGTYALSDGTTFRDDLTDVAGDSFNLTAFYEKGPVGARASYSWRGKVLRDVGGAGLAANNDAAFGSLDFDISYKVTPNVTFVVQGINVAGGVQWQYVRDDRFAGYTDYGTTLMAGVRARF, encoded by the coding sequence ATGATCGTGACCGTTTCTTCTTCGCGCACTTTGCGCCGCTCTCTGGTGCTGGGCGCCGCTCTTGCCGCCTTCTGCGCGGTTCCGGCCCAGGCGCAGCCGCGCCAGGCGACCGTCCAGATCGCCGCGCAGTCGCTGGGGACCGCGCTGGAGGCGCTGGCCCGCCAGACCGGCACCGACATCTTGTTCGCGCCGCAACTGGTCGCGGGGATGAGTGGCCCGTCGCTCAGCGGCCGGATGGACGCCATGGCGGCGGTCGAGCGGCTGATCCAGGGCAAGCCGCTGGCGGTGCGGCGGCAGGGCAATGGCGCGCTGCTGGTCGTGGCGGCGCCGGCCGCGCCGCAGGAGACGGTGGCCAGCGGCGGCGTCGAAGTCGCGCCCGACATCATCGTCACCGGCTACGCCGCCAGCCTGTCCGGCGCGCTGGCCGAAAAGCGCAAGGCGACCAATGTCGTCGACGTGGTGAAGGCCGAGGATATCGGCAAATTCCCCGCCCAGAACATCGCCGAAGCGCTGCAGCGCGTGCCGGGCGTGTCGATCGTGCGAGATCGCGGCGAAGGCGTGTTCGTCCGCATCCGCGGCCTGGGCGCCAATTTTCAGGTCGTGACGCTCAATGGCCGGTCGGCCGCGGTGAACGAGAATGTGCGCGACAGCGGCCAGAGCGGGCGCCAGTTCCGTTTCGACACGCTGCCGTCCGAACTCATGTCGGCGGTCGAAGTCATCAAGAGCCCGCGCGCGGACCTGGCCGAAGGGGGCATCGGCGGGATCGTGAACCTGCAGACCTTCCGCCCGATCGACCTCAAGAAGCCGGTGCTGGCGCTGTCCGCCACCGCCAGTTCGCCGCGCCTGGCCGACACGGTCGATCCGCGCCTGTCGGGCATGGCCAGCTGGGTCAATGAGGAGGGCACGTTCGGCGCGCTGATCGCGGCGGTCTATGACGAGCGCACCACGCGGCAGGATCGTGTCACCGGTGTCGGCTGGGCCGACGGTCGGATCGACACGGATGGCGACGGCACGCTGGACAGCGACACCATATTGGTGCCGACCAGCACGCGCCCGACGCTGGAGCGCGAGAATCGCGACCGCATCGGCCTCAATGGCGCGATCCAGTGGAAGCCCGACGACCGGTTCGAGCTGAATGTCGATGGCCTGTGGAGCCGGCTCAACATCGATTATGACGAGCTGACCTATTCGACCGATTTTTCGGCGACCACGCCGGGCGCGATCGTGCCCGGCACGGCGGTGATCGAAAATGGCGTGCTGACCGCTGCGACCGTCAATACATCGACCCAGATCGGGCGCGAAACGTCGCGGCTGGAATATGAGAATTGGCTGATCGGCGCGAACGCCAAATGGTCCGCCAATGGCTGGACGCTGGCCGCCGACGCGAGCCTGGGCCGGGCCTATTCCAACACGCCCACGCCCATCTATCGCACCCGCCTGCTCGGCAGCGTGGGCCAGGTCGCGTTCGATTATGGCAAGGTGGGCGAGCGCTTGCCGAACCTGGAGTTCCTGACCGCCGACCTGACGGAATCGACCACCTTGCCCGGTCGCCGGATCGAGTATCGCGTCAATGACTCGCTCGATCGCCAGCGGGCTGCGACCTTCGACGTGACGCGCGAGCTGAGCGGCGTGGTGCACGCGCTGCGCTTCGGCGCCAAATATGAAAAGCGCGACCGCACCTATAATCGCCGCGACATCAACTTCACCAGCGGCATCGCCGGCCAGCGCTTCGACGACAGCTATTTCGAGGCCTTTCCGGTCGATGATTTCCTGAACGGCGTGGGCGGCAACCTGCCGACGAACTGGGTCATGCCCGATCCCGACCGTTTCTGGGACGCGGCGACCGGCAAGGAAGCCTTGCTCGACGCGCCGCTGACCCGTGGCGACCGGCGCAACAGCTATGCCATCGATGAACGGATCATCGGCGGATATGGCATGGCGGAGTTCAGCCTGCCGCTGGGCGGCGTGACCATCCGGGGCGACGCGGGCCTGCGCTACGCCTATACCCGCCAGACATCGTCGGGCTATGCCGACAATGGCAGCGCGGCGCTGCCGGTCAGCTATGAGCGCAATTACGGGAATTTTCTTCCCTCGCTCAATCTGGTCGCGGAGTTCACGTCGAACCTGCAGATGCATCTGGCCGCGTCCAAGGTCATCACCCGGCCGTCGCTGGCCGACCTGGCGCCGCGCCTGACGATCAATTCCAACCCGACCGTGCTGACGGCGGTGGGCGGCAATCCCGAACTGCGGCCGTTCGAGGCGTGGCAATATGACGGCACGGTCGAATGGTATTTCGCGCCGGGCAGCGCGCTGATCGGGGGCGCCTTCTACAAGGACATCACGACCTTCGTCTTCCAGCAGACCCGCAATTTCGACCTGGATGGCCAGATCTATCGCCTGACCGCGCCGCAAAATGGCGGCAATGCCTATGTCGCGGGGATCGAGATCGCTTATCAGCAACTGTTCAAGATGCTGCCGGCGCCGTTCGATGGCCTGGGTTTCCAGGCCAATTACACCCATACCAAGAGCAAGGGCACCTATGCCCTGTCCGACGGCACCACCTTCCGCGACGACCTGACCGACGTGGCTGGCGATAGCTTCAACCTGACCGCCTTCTACGAAAAGGGACCGGTCGGCGCACGGGCCAGCTATAGCTGGCGCGGCAAGGTGCTGCGCGATGTCGGCGGCGCGGGGCTGGCCGCCAACAACGACGCGGCGTTCGGCAGCCTGGACTTCGATATTTCCTACAAGGTCACGCCCAATGTCACATTCGTGGTGCAGGGCATCAACGTGGCCGGCGGCGTCCAGTGGCAATATGTCCGGGACGATCGCTTCGCGGGCTACACCGATTATGGCACCACGCTGATGGCCGGCGTGCGGGCCCGTTTCTGA
- a CDS encoding alkaline phosphatase translates to MTMRSIGIMLAAGAMLAAAPAQARNDDGAAPQRARNIILFLGDAGGVPTLNAAGIMAHDRPQSLFIQSMPHVGLSDTSALDNWVTDSAAGMSAIMTGHKTNSGMISALPAADGAITPVKSFLEYAEQRGLSTGVVTNMPIWDATPAACFAHVATRKDKDQIFRQMLTPRFGNGVDILIGKGQADAVASFAKDGTTPQAAFARAGYRFGDDPALVKDSGRAAVLRDADYAPIPAVEATIGQLARNPKGYFLMVEWDMHTDKPENGLKHVIEMDEMIRRVSAIAGKDTLILFTADHSFGLRMTSGKRNAPMAQQYAAAAAKPGATVASNAIIGVEDSHTGEEVIAAAAGPGADQVHGFFANTRLFDVMLKAMGWTKED, encoded by the coding sequence ATGACGATGCGATCGATCGGGATCATGCTGGCGGCGGGCGCAATGCTCGCCGCCGCTCCAGCGCAGGCCCGCAATGATGACGGGGCCGCGCCGCAGCGGGCCCGCAACATCATCCTGTTCCTGGGTGACGCCGGCGGCGTGCCGACGCTGAACGCTGCGGGCATCATGGCGCATGACCGGCCGCAGTCGCTGTTCATCCAGTCCATGCCCCATGTCGGCCTGTCCGACACGTCGGCACTCGACAATTGGGTGACGGATTCGGCGGCGGGCATGAGCGCGATCATGACCGGGCACAAGACCAACAGCGGCATGATCTCCGCGTTGCCGGCGGCCGATGGCGCGATCACCCCGGTCAAGAGCTTCCTGGAATATGCCGAGCAGCGCGGCCTTTCCACCGGCGTCGTCACCAACATGCCGATCTGGGATGCGACCCCGGCGGCCTGCTTTGCCCATGTCGCCACGCGCAAGGACAAGGACCAGATTTTCCGCCAGATGCTGACGCCCCGCTTTGGCAATGGCGTCGACATATTGATCGGCAAGGGGCAGGCCGATGCGGTCGCGTCCTTCGCCAAGGATGGCACCACCCCGCAAGCGGCCTTTGCCAGGGCGGGCTATCGGTTCGGGGACGATCCGGCACTGGTGAAGGATAGCGGCCGGGCGGCGGTGCTGCGCGATGCCGACTATGCGCCGATCCCGGCGGTCGAGGCGACGATCGGCCAGCTTGCCCGCAATCCCAAGGGCTATTTCCTGATGGTCGAATGGGACATGCACACCGACAAGCCGGAAAATGGCCTGAAACATGTGATCGAGATGGACGAGATGATCCGCCGGGTCAGCGCGATCGCGGGCAAGGATACGCTGATCCTGTTCACCGCCGACCATAGTTTCGGCCTGCGCATGACCAGCGGCAAGCGCAACGCGCCGATGGCGCAGCAATATGCGGCGGCCGCCGCCAAGCCGGGGGCAACGGTCGCCAGCAATGCGATCATCGGCGTCGAGGACAGTCACACCGGCGAGGAAGTGATTGCCGCCGCCGCCGGGCCGGGCGCCGATCAGGTCCATGGCTTCTTCGCCAACACCCGCCTGTTCGATGTGATGCTGAAGGCGATGGGCTGGACGAAGGAGGATTGA
- a CDS encoding FecR family protein, translating to MARTAAEWIARLNADERTVDDEQAFRAWIAADPAHAADFERATDIWALVPGTDAAVRPAPASARPLSRRRMMAACAGTLVVGGGGMAIMQTAMAGTRYRTGIGEQRRLTLPEGSALFLDADTDVRVLASASRRRLWLERGRVALTVKPSAVPFAIDAGRGRFVAGSGRFDVRRDSDDRLAMTALAGQADVAVAGGQRSLSAGQRIRTDAANVVQLDRPDVETTQAWLSGRAAFHDDRLDAVAAEANRYSLTRLVIADPVTAALRVSGMYRMGDNVALGQALSQLLSVPVRQVDDRVLLGR from the coding sequence ATGGCCCGGACCGCCGCCGAGTGGATTGCAAGGCTGAATGCGGACGAACGGACGGTGGACGACGAACAGGCCTTTCGCGCCTGGATCGCCGCCGACCCCGCGCATGCGGCCGATTTCGAGCGGGCGACCGATATCTGGGCGCTGGTGCCCGGCACCGATGCTGCCGTGCGCCCTGCGCCGGCGTCCGCACGCCCCCTTTCGCGCCGGCGGATGATGGCAGCCTGCGCCGGCACTTTGGTGGTGGGCGGCGGCGGCATGGCGATCATGCAGACGGCAATGGCGGGCACCCGTTATCGCACCGGCATCGGCGAGCAACGCCGGCTGACCCTGCCGGAAGGGTCGGCGCTGTTCCTGGATGCCGATACCGATGTCCGGGTGCTGGCGAGCGCCAGCCGGCGGCGGTTGTGGCTGGAACGGGGGCGCGTCGCGCTGACGGTGAAGCCGTCCGCCGTGCCCTTTGCGATCGATGCCGGCCGGGGGCGTTTCGTCGCCGGCAGCGGCCGGTTCGATGTGCGGCGCGACAGCGATGACCGGCTGGCGATGACGGCGCTGGCGGGACAGGCCGATGTCGCGGTCGCCGGCGGGCAGCGCAGCCTGTCGGCCGGGCAGCGCATCCGCACCGATGCCGCCAATGTCGTGCAGCTTGATCGGCCCGATGTCGAAACTACCCAGGCCTGGCTGAGCGGCCGGGCGGCCTTTCATGACGACCGGCTGGATGCGGTGGCGGCGGAGGCCAATCGCTACAGCCTCACCCGGCTGGTGATCGCCGATCCCGTCACCGCTGCGCTGCGGGTGAGCGGCATGTACCGGATGGGCGACAATGTCGCGCTGGGCCAGGCGCTGTCGCAATTGCTGTCCGTGCCCGTCCGCCAGGTGGACGACCGGGTGCTGCTGGGCCGCTGA
- a CDS encoding glycosyltransferase family 61 protein, translating into MDMVDNAAAIDRIIESCRALCLDVRWHDVYTLATSVELEEVNPALLRMKVTAACALNDKTLLAALAPEIIDLPDGHPLFYPLVGQIQRSGHGDIGADMLLGRANAAADPRYAVFLRRAISLNRGDEGRTATLEAALNAATNGGWDMKGEPSSHHFPAPLPALMGPPVQIVPAPGLDRRHIDRLTGDTAKFLARMQKPAPGYIVEYANVVVDRHGQIWTPDGKVIVSLGKPIDFNEAGAGGHVAVATSVVAHTKGIYHFMVDHLPRLAFLFQQGADPDVKLLTNAGGKAFERALLDLAGFGPDRLVAVDKPVFVERLLKVVCGFEGMTGWSHMVPMFQTIVNAALAEAARHQVELPPRIYISRAAAARRSMRNEEALEQALAARGVRIYRFEDIPLWHQIALVNSARVIVAPHGAGLAHMLMASADVKIIELLPIAMGTYLLRWNYARLAILRGFEYRAWVEEQFLAVQDDWSITLDEFLAYYDGLALD; encoded by the coding sequence ATGGATATGGTGGACAATGCGGCGGCAATTGACCGGATCATCGAAAGCTGTCGCGCACTCTGCCTGGATGTGCGCTGGCATGATGTCTACACGCTGGCGACCTCGGTGGAACTGGAAGAGGTCAATCCCGCGCTGTTGCGGATGAAGGTCACTGCCGCCTGCGCCCTTAACGACAAGACGCTGCTTGCTGCACTCGCGCCGGAAATCATCGACCTGCCGGACGGCCATCCGCTTTTCTATCCGTTGGTCGGACAGATACAGCGCAGCGGCCATGGCGATATTGGGGCCGACATGCTGCTGGGGCGCGCCAATGCGGCGGCCGATCCGCGCTATGCCGTTTTCCTGCGCCGCGCGATCAGCCTCAATCGTGGTGACGAGGGGCGCACAGCCACGCTGGAGGCGGCGCTCAATGCCGCGACAAATGGCGGCTGGGACATGAAGGGCGAGCCCTCGTCCCATCATTTTCCCGCGCCGCTGCCGGCCCTGATGGGGCCGCCAGTGCAGATCGTTCCCGCGCCGGGCTTGGATCGCCGGCATATCGACCGGCTGACGGGCGATACCGCGAAATTCCTCGCCAGGATGCAGAAGCCCGCGCCCGGCTATATCGTCGAATATGCCAATGTCGTGGTCGATCGCCATGGTCAGATCTGGACGCCCGATGGCAAGGTCATCGTCAGCCTCGGGAAGCCGATCGATTTCAACGAAGCCGGTGCGGGTGGGCATGTCGCGGTAGCAACCAGCGTCGTTGCCCACACCAAGGGCATCTATCATTTCATGGTGGACCATCTGCCAAGGCTGGCCTTCCTGTTCCAGCAGGGGGCTGATCCGGACGTGAAGCTGCTGACGAATGCAGGGGGCAAGGCGTTCGAGCGCGCGCTGCTGGATCTGGCCGGTTTCGGGCCGGACCGGCTGGTCGCGGTGGACAAACCGGTGTTTGTAGAGCGGTTGCTGAAGGTCGTCTGCGGGTTCGAGGGCATGACCGGCTGGTCGCACATGGTGCCCATGTTCCAGACGATCGTGAACGCCGCGCTGGCAGAGGCGGCCAGGCATCAGGTGGAACTGCCGCCCCGTATCTACATTTCCCGCGCCGCGGCGGCGCGACGGTCGATGCGCAACGAAGAGGCGCTGGAACAGGCATTGGCCGCGCGCGGCGTGCGCATCTACCGGTTCGAGGATATTCCGCTCTGGCACCAGATCGCGCTGGTCAATTCGGCGCGCGTCATCGTGGCGCCGCATGGCGCGGGGCTGGCGCATATGCTGATGGCCAGTGCGGACGTGAAGATCATCGAACTCCTGCCCATCGCGATGGGCACCTATCTCCTGCGCTGGAACTATGCGCGTCTGGCCATTCTGCGCGGCTTCGAATATCGCGCCTGGGTGGAGGAGCAGTTTCTCGCGGTCCAGGATGACTGGTCGATCACGCTGGACGAATTTCTCGCTTATTATGACGGGCTGGCGCTGGACTAG